The Actinomycetota bacterium genome window below encodes:
- a CDS encoding toprim domain-containing protein: YYNSHIIWGEEKIIAITEGPIDAILVEQCGIPTVALMGTHYNLALPFILNKYKKKVLLMFDADDSGRKVAEKLSHKIKHSKIIEFPEGEDPASFINKYGKKKMQELIGKVSKKVVKKKVYRYSYS; the protein is encoded by the coding sequence TATTATAATTCACATATTATCTGGGGAGAAGAAAAGATTATTGCCATAACCGAAGGACCAATAGATGCAATCTTAGTTGAGCAGTGTGGTATTCCTACTGTTGCACTTATGGGAACTCATTACAATTTGGCGTTGCCCTTCATATTAAATAAATATAAGAAGAAAGTACTTCTCATGTTCGATGCTGATGATTCTGGCAGAAAGGTAGCTGAAAAGTTAAGCCATAAGATCAAGCATTCAAAAATAATTGAATTTCCTGAAGGGGAAGATCCCGCATCATTTATAAATAAGTATGGCAAAAAAAAGATGCAAGAGCTTATAGGGAAGGTCAGTAAGAAAGTAGTAAAAAAGAAGGTGTACAGATATTCTTACTCTTAA